A single Phragmites australis chromosome 4, lpPhrAust1.1, whole genome shotgun sequence DNA region contains:
- the LOC133914509 gene encoding RING-H2 finger protein ATL1-like gives MDPPPAPFPSSSSPPSTPPSNASITMVIITVVGIIAAFALLASYYAFVTKCQLLRALWSRHPPWHRRVRGAGGREPSVIRAVATEDRGLGLTLIRMLPVVKFTAAACDVDNGMAGRISVSECAVCLSEFVERERVRLLPNCSHAFHIDCIDTWLQGSARCPFCRSDVRLAATRLPAGCTSATTVPGHRRDNELASDSIVIEVRGEHESWVSHGSATPAGRRLRQKHKAESVGDEVIDTRKKNEEFAVQPLRRSLSLDSSCDKHLYVSVQEFLTTQRQVCH, from the coding sequence ATGGATCCGCCACCGGCGCCGTTcccctcctcgtcctcgcccCCGTCGACGCCGCCCTCGAACGCGAGTATCACCATGGTGATCATCACCGTCGTCGGCATCATCGCGGCGTTCGCGCTTCTCGCGAGCTACTACGCGTTCGTGACCAAGTGCCAGCTGCTCCGCGCGCTCTGGTCGCGCCACCCGCCGTGGCACCGACGCGTGCGGGGCGCCGGCGGCCGGGAGCCGTCCGTCATCCGCGCAGTGGCGACCGAGGACCGGGGGCTCGGACTGACGCTCATCCGCATGCTCCCGGTCGTCAAGTTCACGGCGGCGGCCTGCGACGTCGACAACGGCATGGCCGGGAGGATATCCGTGTCAGAGTGTGCCGTGTGCCTGAGCGAGTTCGTGGAGCGGGAGCGCGTCCGGCTGCTGCCCAACTGCTCCCACGCCTTCCACATCGACTGCATCGACACGTGGCTGCAGGGCAGCGCCCGGTGCCCCTTCTGCCGGAGCGACGTCAGGCTGGCGGCTACGCGGTTGCCGGCGGGCTGCACCTCGGCGACGACGGTCCCCGGCCACCGCCGAGACAACGAGCTGGCCAGCGACAGCATTGTGATAGAGGTGAGAGGGGAGCACGAGAGCTGGGTCAGCCACGGCAGTGCCACGCCGGCCGGCAGAAGGCTCCGACAGAAGCACAAGGCGGAGAGCGTAGGTGACGAGGTCATCGACACGAGGAAGAAAAACGAGGAGTTCGCGGTGCAGCCCTTGCGGCGGTCCCTCTCCCTGGACTCCTCCTGCGACAAGCACCTCTACGTGTCCGTCCAGGAGTTCCTCACCACGCAAAGGCAAGTGTGCCATTGA